The proteins below are encoded in one region of Streptomyces sp. NBC_00490:
- the rplL gene encoding 50S ribosomal protein L7/L12, which translates to MATKLSQEELLEQFESLTLIELSEFVKAFEEKFDVTAAAAVAAAPAGPAAAAEVAEEQDEFDVILTGAGDKKIQVIKVVRELTSLGLKEAKDLVDGAPKPVVEKVAKEAAEKAAEALKGAGASVEVK; encoded by the coding sequence ATGGCGACGAAGCTGTCCCAGGAAGAGCTGCTCGAGCAGTTCGAGTCCCTCACCCTCATCGAGCTCTCCGAGTTCGTGAAGGCGTTCGAGGAGAAGTTCGACGTCACCGCCGCCGCCGCGGTTGCCGCCGCCCCCGCCGGCCCGGCCGCTGCCGCCGAGGTCGCTGAGGAGCAGGACGAGTTCGACGTCATCCTCACCGGCGCCGGTGACAAGAAGATCCAGGTCATCAAGGTCGTGCGTGAGCTGACCTCCCTGGGTCTGAAGGAGGCCAAGGACCTCGTGGACGGCGCCCCGAAGCCCGTCGTCGAGAAGGTCGCCAAGGAGGCCGCTGAGAAGGCCGCCGAGGCGCTCAAGGGCGCCGGCGCGTCCGTCGAGGTCAAGTAA
- a CDS encoding M48 family metalloprotease, producing MTQPPQYPEQQPQYPQPQSAPLYPQPSPSYPGQQVPPQYPHQTPPQAPPQYAQPYAPIPPQYTQAATPPPTPPAPAPADQAHPHHISTDPRRIHLSSQQRRTDATAVGNLLLHLPNFLCSLFVVGLVAAFFGDFALVVVLLWIASGALVFHRPTESALARHLLRLRYPTPQERAKLEPVWREVTARAGVEGRTYELWVEDSDSLNAVAAAGHIVGVTRFAMNQLPNGELAAVMAHELGHHVGGHAWSGLLGYWYALPGRVAWRVLKVVSAVAFHVSKAFGCFGVAFVVLLVGGLAFATISTLYGLPLLILGVPYALAAVGRRSELRADEHAAALGFAPMLAAVLDKLHRQEQSEQAEVTARNGGVPVEESALSRLLSSHPDHHTRLHHLQRYLQPQQPY from the coding sequence ATGACCCAGCCACCCCAATATCCGGAACAGCAGCCCCAGTACCCCCAGCCGCAGTCGGCGCCCCTGTACCCCCAGCCATCACCGTCGTATCCCGGACAACAGGTCCCACCGCAGTACCCCCACCAGACCCCTCCCCAAGCCCCGCCGCAGTACGCCCAGCCCTACGCCCCCATACCCCCGCAGTACACCCAGGCCGCGACACCGCCCCCCACCCCACCCGCACCCGCACCCGCCGACCAGGCCCACCCTCACCACATCAGCACGGACCCGCGCCGGATCCATCTCTCCAGCCAGCAGCGCCGCACCGATGCCACGGCCGTCGGCAATCTCCTTCTCCACCTGCCGAACTTCCTGTGCAGCCTCTTCGTCGTCGGTCTGGTCGCCGCGTTCTTCGGAGACTTCGCCCTCGTGGTGGTCCTGCTCTGGATCGCGAGCGGCGCACTCGTCTTCCACCGCCCCACCGAGAGCGCCCTCGCGCGCCATCTGCTCCGTCTGCGCTACCCCACGCCGCAAGAACGAGCCAAACTCGAACCGGTCTGGCGCGAGGTGACGGCCCGCGCCGGCGTCGAGGGCCGTACCTACGAACTGTGGGTCGAGGACAGCGACAGCCTGAACGCGGTCGCCGCCGCCGGCCACATCGTCGGCGTCACCCGCTTCGCCATGAACCAGCTCCCCAACGGCGAACTCGCCGCCGTCATGGCCCATGAGCTGGGCCACCATGTCGGCGGCCACGCGTGGTCGGGTCTCCTCGGCTACTGGTACGCACTGCCGGGCCGGGTCGCCTGGCGTGTGCTCAAAGTGGTCTCCGCGGTCGCCTTCCACGTCTCGAAGGCCTTCGGCTGCTTCGGCGTGGCCTTCGTCGTCCTGCTCGTCGGCGGTCTGGCCTTCGCGACGATCAGTACCCTGTACGGGCTCCCGCTGCTGATCCTCGGTGTGCCGTACGCCCTGGCCGCCGTCGGCCGCCGTTCCGAACTCCGCGCGGACGAGCACGCGGCCGCCCTCGGCTTCGCCCCGATGCTGGCCGCCGTCCTCGACAAACTGCACCGGCAGGAGCAGTCCGAGCAGGCCGAGGTCACCGCCCGCAACGGCGGTGTCCCCGTCGAGGAGAGCGCCCTGAGCCGGCTCCTGTCCTCGCACCCGGACCACCACACCCGGCTGCACCATCTGCAGCGGTACCTCCAGCCGCAGCAGCCGTACTGA
- a CDS encoding Pycsar system effector family protein, with product MTTLDPTPAPPDALVPLCERLLADLRTEVARADTKASVLVAALGMTAGVLSGLLVGRDWTPAALSAVGTALWWTGAAALALSLFALLLAVLPRYRSPHWAPGRPLSYFGDIQEAVRQGQLESALTETRRAPVAALTLALTEMSRIAVRKHQWIRTGLIAFCVGTVLLPASLLLG from the coding sequence ATGACAACGCTCGACCCGACACCCGCACCCCCCGACGCCCTCGTCCCCCTCTGCGAGCGCCTCCTCGCCGACCTGCGCACGGAGGTCGCCCGGGCCGACACGAAGGCGTCCGTGCTGGTCGCCGCCCTAGGGATGACCGCCGGTGTCCTCAGCGGACTGCTGGTCGGCCGGGACTGGACCCCGGCCGCGCTGTCCGCCGTGGGCACCGCGCTGTGGTGGACGGGAGCGGCCGCGCTGGCCCTGTCGCTCTTCGCCCTGCTGCTGGCGGTACTGCCCCGCTACCGCTCCCCGCACTGGGCCCCCGGCCGCCCGCTGTCCTACTTCGGCGACATCCAAGAGGCCGTCCGGCAGGGGCAGTTGGAGTCGGCGCTGACGGAGACCCGGCGCGCCCCCGTCGCCGCGCTGACCCTCGCGCTCACCGAGATGAGCCGCATCGCCGTACGCAAACACCAGTGGATCCGAACCGGCCTGATCGCCTTCTGCGTCGGCACGGTCCTGCTTCCCGCCTCACTGCTGCTCGGCTAA
- a CDS encoding Crp/Fnr family transcriptional regulator, with product MTTWTPAYSPDDGGLDDRVPFLARLESEDRSALLGLGRSLDFPPRTVLLRQEEPSAHVLFLVHGWTKVTASAASGYEALLALRGPGDVVGESAALTGRPRGATVTALEQVRAVAVDRERFRGFLHRSPEASFALLGLTVDRTRAADRRRLEFASMSVRERFAVLLLDLARTHGRRTPEGIELAVPLSKQELAGSVGASREMVQRLLKELRDKNVVATGRRAMLIMRPDVLRRIAATGPATGIPSPQQPHEA from the coding sequence ATGACGACGTGGACGCCGGCGTACTCGCCGGACGACGGGGGCCTGGACGACCGGGTGCCGTTCCTGGCGCGGCTGGAGAGCGAGGACCGCTCGGCGCTGCTGGGGCTCGGTCGCAGCCTGGACTTCCCGCCGCGCACGGTCCTGCTCCGCCAGGAGGAGCCGTCCGCGCACGTCCTGTTCCTCGTCCACGGCTGGACCAAGGTCACCGCGTCCGCCGCCAGCGGCTACGAGGCACTGCTCGCCCTGCGCGGCCCCGGTGACGTCGTCGGCGAGTCGGCGGCACTGACGGGCCGGCCGCGCGGAGCGACGGTGACCGCGTTGGAGCAGGTCAGGGCGGTGGCCGTCGACCGGGAGCGCTTCCGGGGCTTCCTGCACCGCTCCCCCGAGGCCTCCTTCGCCCTGCTCGGCCTCACCGTGGACCGCACCCGCGCGGCCGACCGACGCCGGCTGGAGTTCGCGTCGATGAGCGTGCGGGAGCGCTTCGCCGTCCTCCTCCTGGACCTGGCCCGCACCCACGGCCGCCGCACCCCGGAGGGCATCGAACTCGCCGTCCCCCTGAGCAAACAGGAACTGGCGGGCTCGGTGGGCGCCTCCCGCGAAATGGTCCAGCGCCTCCTGAAGGAACTCCGCGACAAGAACGTGGTCGCCACGGGCAGACGCGCCATGCTGATCATGCGCCCGGACGTACTCCGCCGCATAGCCGCGACAGGCCCGGCAACAGGCATCCCGTCCCCACAACAACCCCACGAGGCCTGA
- a CDS encoding DNA-directed RNA polymerase subunit beta': protein MLDVNFFDELRIGLATADDIRQWSHGEVKKPETINYRTLKPEKDGLFCEKIFGPTRDWECYCGKYKRVRFKGIICERCGVEVTRAKVRRERMGHIELAAPVTHIWYFKGVPSRLGYLLDLAPKDLEKVIYFAAYMITYVDEERRTRDLPSLEAHVSVERQQVENRRDADLEARAKKLETDLAELEAEGAKADVRRKVREGAEREMKQLRDRSQREIDRLDEVWTRFKNLKVQDLEGDELLYRELRDRFGTYFDGSMGAAALQKRLETFDLDEEAERLREIIRTGKGQKKTRALKRLKVVSAFLQTSNSPKGMVLDCVPVIPPDLRPMVQLDGGRFATSDLNDLYRRVINRNNRLKRLLDLGAPEIIVNNEKRMLQEAVDALFDNGRRGRPVTGPGNRPLKSLSDMLKGKQGRFRQNLLGKRVDYSARSVIVVGPQLKLHQCGLPKAMALELFKPFVMKRLVDLNHAQNIKSAKRMVERGRTVVYDVLEEVIAEHPVLLNRAPTLHRLGIQAFEPQLVEGKAIQIHPLVCTAFNADFDGDQMAVHLPLSAEAQAEARILMLSSNNILKPADGRPVTMPTQDMVLGLFFLTTDGELRDTKGEGRSFGSTAEAIMAFDAGELALQSQVDIRFPVGTIPPRGWTPPVREEGEPEWQNGDSFRLNTTLGRALFNELLPEDYPFVDYSVGKKQLSEIVNDLAERYPKVIVAATLDNLKAAGFYWATRSGVTVAISDVVVPEAKKEIVKGYEAQDEKVQKQYERGLITKEERTQELIAIWTKATNEVAEAMNANFPKTNPIFMMVDSGARGNMMQMRQIAGMRGLVSNAKNETIPRPIKASFREGLSVLEYFISTHGARKGLADTALRTADSGYLTRRLVDVSQDVIIREEDCGTERGLKLRIASKNAAGVLIKADDVETSVYARMLAEDVVIDGKVIAPANVDLGDVLIDQLVHHGVEEVKTRSILTCESQVGTCAMCYGRSLATGKLVDIGEAVGIIAAQSIGEPGTQLTMRTFHTGGVAGDDITQGLPRVVELFEARTPKGVAPISEAQGRVRIEETEKTKKIVVTPDDGSDETAFPISKRARLLVSEGEHVEVGQKLTVGATNPHDVLRILGQRAVQVHLVGEVQKVYNSQGVSIHDKHIEIIIRQMLRRVTIIESGDAELLPGELVERSKFETENRRVVQEGGHPASGRPQLMGITKASLATESWLSAASFQETTRVLTDAAINAKSDSLIGLKENVIIGKLIPAGTGLSRYRNIRVEPTEEAKAAMYSAVGYDDIDYSPFGTGSGQAVPLEDYDYGPYNQ from the coding sequence GTGCTCGACGTCAACTTCTTCGACGAGCTCCGGATCGGTCTGGCCACCGCTGACGACATCCGTCAGTGGAGCCACGGCGAGGTCAAGAAGCCCGAGACGATCAACTACCGCACGCTCAAGCCCGAAAAGGACGGACTCTTCTGCGAGAAGATCTTCGGTCCGACCCGGGACTGGGAGTGCTACTGCGGCAAGTACAAGCGTGTCCGGTTCAAGGGCATCATCTGTGAGCGCTGCGGCGTCGAGGTGACTCGCGCCAAGGTGCGTCGTGAGCGGATGGGCCACATCGAGCTCGCCGCGCCCGTCACGCACATCTGGTACTTCAAGGGTGTCCCGTCGCGTCTGGGCTACCTGCTCGACCTGGCCCCGAAGGACCTCGAGAAGGTCATCTACTTCGCGGCGTACATGATCACGTACGTCGACGAGGAGCGCCGCACCCGCGACCTGCCCTCCCTGGAGGCGCACGTCTCCGTGGAGCGCCAGCAGGTCGAGAACCGTCGCGACGCCGACCTCGAGGCCCGCGCCAAGAAGCTCGAGACCGACCTGGCCGAGCTCGAGGCCGAGGGTGCCAAGGCCGATGTGCGCCGCAAGGTGCGCGAGGGTGCCGAGCGCGAGATGAAGCAGCTGCGCGACCGTTCGCAGCGCGAGATCGACCGTCTCGACGAGGTGTGGACCCGGTTCAAGAACCTCAAGGTCCAGGACCTCGAGGGCGACGAGCTGCTCTACCGCGAGCTGCGCGACCGCTTCGGCACGTACTTCGACGGTTCGATGGGTGCCGCGGCGCTGCAGAAGCGCCTGGAGACCTTCGACCTCGACGAGGAGGCCGAGCGCCTCCGCGAGATCATCCGTACCGGCAAGGGCCAGAAGAAGACCCGTGCGCTGAAGCGGCTGAAGGTCGTGTCTGCCTTCCTGCAGACCTCCAACAGCCCCAAGGGCATGGTCCTCGACTGCGTCCCGGTCATCCCGCCGGACCTTCGCCCGATGGTGCAGCTGGACGGTGGCCGCTTCGCGACCTCCGACCTGAACGACCTGTACCGCCGTGTGATCAACCGGAACAACCGTCTGAAGCGGCTTCTCGACCTCGGCGCCCCCGAGATCATCGTCAACAACGAGAAGCGCATGCTTCAGGAGGCCGTTGACGCGCTGTTCGACAACGGTCGTCGTGGCCGTCCGGTCACCGGTCCCGGTAACCGCCCGCTGAAGTCCCTCAGCGACATGCTGAAGGGCAAGCAGGGTCGATTCCGTCAGAACCTGCTCGGCAAGCGTGTGGACTACTCCGCGCGTTCCGTGATCGTCGTCGGTCCGCAGCTGAAGCTGCACCAGTGCGGTCTGCCGAAGGCGATGGCGCTGGAGCTCTTCAAGCCGTTCGTGATGAAGCGCCTGGTCGACCTGAACCACGCGCAGAACATCAAGAGCGCCAAGCGCATGGTGGAGCGCGGCCGCACGGTCGTGTACGACGTCCTCGAAGAGGTCATCGCCGAGCACCCGGTTCTGCTGAACCGTGCTCCCACCCTGCACCGCCTCGGCATCCAGGCCTTCGAGCCGCAGCTGGTCGAAGGCAAGGCCATCCAGATCCACCCGCTCGTCTGCACCGCGTTCAACGCGGACTTCGACGGTGACCAGATGGCCGTCCACCTGCCGCTCTCCGCGGAGGCGCAGGCCGAGGCCCGCATCCTGATGCTGTCCTCGAACAACATCCTCAAGCCCGCCGACGGCCGTCCGGTGACGATGCCGACCCAGGACATGGTCCTCGGTCTGTTCTTCCTCACCACCGACGGCGAGCTGCGTGACACCAAGGGCGAGGGCCGGTCCTTCGGCTCCACGGCCGAGGCGATCATGGCGTTCGACGCCGGCGAGCTCGCGCTCCAGTCGCAGGTCGACATCCGCTTCCCGGTGGGCACCATCCCGCCGCGCGGCTGGACCCCGCCGGTGCGCGAGGAGGGTGAGCCGGAGTGGCAGAACGGTGACTCGTTCCGTCTGAACACCACGCTGGGCCGCGCGCTCTTCAACGAGCTGCTGCCCGAGGACTACCCGTTCGTCGACTACTCGGTGGGCAAGAAGCAGCTCTCCGAGATCGTCAACGACCTGGCCGAGCGCTACCCCAAGGTCATCGTGGCGGCGACGCTCGACAACCTGAAGGCGGCCGGCTTCTACTGGGCGACCCGTTCCGGTGTCACCGTGGCCATCTCCGACGTCGTCGTTCCCGAGGCGAAGAAGGAGATCGTCAAGGGTTACGAGGCGCAGGACGAGAAGGTCCAGAAGCAGTACGAGCGCGGTCTGATCACCAAGGAAGAGCGCACGCAGGAGCTCATCGCGATCTGGACCAAGGCGACCAACGAGGTCGCCGAGGCGATGAACGCGAACTTCCCCAAGACGAACCCCATCTTCATGATGGTTGACTCGGGTGCCCGAGGAAACATGATGCAGATGCGGCAGATCGCCGGTATGCGTGGTCTGGTGTCGAACGCCAAGAACGAGACGATTCCCCGTCCCATCAAGGCGTCCTTCCGTGAGGGCCTGTCCGTGCTGGAGTACTTCATCTCCACGCACGGTGCCCGTAAGGGTCTGGCGGACACCGCCCTGCGTACCGCCGACTCGGGTTACCTGACCCGTCGTCTGGTGGACGTCTCGCAGGACGTCATCATCCGCGAGGAGGACTGTGGCACCGAGCGCGGTCTGAAGCTGCGGATCGCCTCGAAGAACGCCGCCGGCGTGCTGATCAAGGCGGACGACGTCGAGACCAGCGTCTACGCCCGCATGCTCGCCGAGGACGTCGTCATCGACGGCAAGGTGATCGCGCCGGCCAACGTGGACCTCGGCGACGTGCTGATCGACCAGCTCGTGCACCACGGTGTCGAGGAGGTCAAGACCCGCTCGATCCTGACGTGCGAGTCCCAGGTCGGCACCTGCGCGATGTGCTACGGCCGCTCGCTGGCCACCGGCAAGCTGGTCGACATCGGTGAGGCGGTCGGCATCATCGCCGCCCAGTCCATCGGTGAGCCCGGTACCCAGCTGACGATGCGTACCTTCCACACCGGTGGTGTGGCCGGTGACGACATCACCCAGGGTCTGCCCCGTGTCGTCGAGCTCTTCGAGGCTCGTACGCCGAAGGGTGTCGCCCCGATCTCCGAGGCCCAGGGCCGCGTGCGGATCGAGGAGACCGAGAAGACCAAGAAGATCGTCGTCACCCCGGACGACGGCAGCGACGAGACGGCGTTCCCGATCTCGAAGCGTGCCCGTCTTCTGGTCAGCGAGGGCGAGCACGTCGAGGTGGGCCAGAAGCTCACCGTGGGTGCCACCAACCCGCACGACGTGCTGCGCATTCTGGGTCAGCGTGCCGTCCAGGTCCACCTGGTCGGCGAGGTCCAGAAGGTCTACAACTCGCAGGGTGTGTCGATCCACGACAAGCACATCGAGATCATCATCCGGCAGATGCTGCGCCGTGTGACGATCATCGAGTCCGGCGACGCCGAGCTGCTGCCCGGCGAGCTGGTCGAGCGCTCGAAGTTCGAGACCGAGAACCGTCGTGTGGTCCAGGAGGGCGGTCACCCGGCCTCCGGTCGTCCGCAGCTGATGGGTATCACCAAGGCCTCGCTGGCGACGGAATCCTGGCTGTCGGCCGCCTCCTTCCAGGAGACGACCCGAGTGCTGACGGACGCGGCGATCAACGCCAAGTCCGACAGCCTCATCGGCCTCAAGGAGAACGTCATCATCGGTAAGCTCATCCCGGCCGGTACGGGTCTGTCCCGCTACCGCAACATCCGGGTGGAGCCGACCGAGGAGGCCAAGGCCGCGATGTACTCGGCCGTCGGTTACGACGACATCGACTACTCGCCGTTCGGCACCGGCTCCGGCCAGGCCGTTCCGCTGGAGGACTACGACTACGGTCCGTACAACCAGTAG
- a CDS encoding DUF1707 and DUF4190 domain-containing protein, with protein MGRYSVSNPSWQPGQGGVPQPWQPYSVPSPMLASHADRERAVDVLRAGYGEGRLEKAEFDKRVARAYAARTVGELAMLVGDLPQGPLTQPMAVPRTFVALPRPRTNGKAVGAAVCGVLCLPTFGFTGVPAVVLGQAARSEIQRTGEGGDGLALVGLVLGWMSVAAWTVILTLMLAVVIGSG; from the coding sequence ATGGGGAGGTACTCGGTGTCGAATCCTTCGTGGCAGCCCGGGCAGGGCGGCGTCCCACAGCCCTGGCAGCCCTATTCCGTTCCGTCGCCCATGCTCGCCTCCCACGCCGACCGGGAGCGGGCCGTGGACGTGCTCAGAGCGGGGTACGGCGAGGGGCGGCTGGAGAAGGCGGAGTTCGACAAGCGGGTCGCCCGGGCGTACGCGGCCCGGACCGTCGGGGAGCTGGCCATGCTCGTCGGGGATCTGCCGCAGGGGCCCCTGACGCAGCCCATGGCCGTGCCGCGGACGTTCGTGGCCCTGCCCCGGCCCCGGACCAACGGGAAGGCCGTGGGGGCCGCCGTGTGCGGCGTGCTGTGTCTGCCGACCTTCGGGTTCACCGGGGTTCCGGCGGTCGTGCTCGGACAGGCGGCGCGCTCGGAGATCCAGCGGACGGGGGAGGGCGGCGACGGGCTGGCGCTGGTCGGGCTGGTCCTGGGGTGGATGTCGGTCGCGGCCTGGACCGTGATCCTGACGCTGATGCTCGCGGTGGTCATCGGGAGCGGGTGA
- the rpoB gene encoding DNA-directed RNA polymerase subunit beta — MAASRTASNANTNNGASTAPLRISFAKIKEPLEVPNLLALQTESFDWLLGNTAWQSRVEEALESGQDVPTKSGLEEIFEEISPIEDFSGSMSLTFRDHRFEPPKNSIDECKDRDFTYAAPLFVTAEFTNNETGEIKSQTVFMGDFPLMTHKGTFVINGTERVVVSQLVRSPGVYFDSSIDKTSDKDIFSAKIIPSRGAWLEMEIDKRDMVGVRIDRKRKQSVTVLLKALGWTTEQILEEFGEYESMRATLEKDHTQGQDDALLDIYRKLRPGEPPTREAAQTLLENLYFNPKRYDLAKVGRYKVNKKLGADAPLDAGILTVEDIISTIKYLVKLHAGETETVGDRGTSIVVETDDIDHFGNRRLRSVGELIQNQVRTGLARMERVVRERMTTQDVEAITPQTLINIRPVVASIKEFFGTSQLSQFMDQNNPLSGLTHKRRLSALGPGGLSRERAGFEVRDVHPSHYGRMCPIETPEGPNIGLIGSLASYGRVNAFGFVETPYRRVDGDVVTDEVDYLTADEEDRFVIAQANALLDDNMRFTENRVLVRRRGGEVDYVPGDDVDYMDVSPRQMVSVATAMIPFLEHDDANRALMGANMMRQAVPLIKSEAPLVGTGMEYRSAVDAGDVVKAEKDGVVQEVSADYITTANDDGTYITYRLAKFARSNQGTSVNQKVIVNEGDRIITGQVLADGPATENGEMALGKNLLVAFMPWEGHNYEDAIILSQRLVQDDVLSSIHIEEHEVDARDTKLGPEEITRDIPNVSEEVLADLDERGIIRIGAEVVAGDILVGKVTPKGETELTPEERLLRAIFGEKAREVRDTSLKVPHGEIGKVIGVRVFDREEGDELPPGVNQLVRVYVAQKRKITDGDKLAGRHGNKGVISKILPIEDMPFLEDGTPVDIILNPLGVPSRMNPGQVLEIHLGWLASRGWDVSGLGEDWAKRLQVIGADRVDPGTNVATPVFDGAREDELAGLLNHTIPNRDGERMVQPTGKARMFDGRSGEPFPDPISIGYMYILKLHHLVDDKLHARSTGPYSMITQQPLGGKAQFGGQRFGEMEVWALEAYGAAYALQELLTIKSDDVTGRVKVYEAIVKGENIPEPGIPESFKVLIKEMQSLCLNVEVLSSDGMSIEMRDTDEDVFRAAEELGIDLSRREPSSVEEV; from the coding sequence TTGGCCGCCTCGCGCACTGCCTCGAACGCGAATACGAACAATGGCGCCAGCACTGCCCCGCTGCGCATCTCTTTTGCAAAGATCAAGGAGCCTCTCGAGGTTCCCAACCTGCTCGCGCTGCAGACCGAGAGCTTTGACTGGCTGCTCGGGAACACCGCCTGGCAGAGTCGGGTCGAGGAGGCTCTGGAGTCAGGTCAGGACGTCCCCACCAAGTCCGGTCTGGAGGAGATCTTCGAGGAGATCTCTCCGATCGAGGACTTCTCCGGGTCGATGTCGCTGACATTCCGCGACCACCGCTTCGAGCCGCCGAAGAACAGCATCGACGAGTGCAAGGACCGCGACTTCACGTACGCGGCCCCGCTCTTCGTGACGGCAGAGTTCACGAACAACGAGACCGGCGAGATCAAGTCCCAGACGGTCTTCATGGGCGATTTCCCGCTCATGACCCACAAGGGCACCTTCGTCATCAACGGCACCGAGCGTGTCGTGGTGTCGCAGCTGGTCCGTTCGCCGGGTGTCTACTTCGACTCCTCCATCGACAAGACGTCCGACAAGGACATCTTCTCGGCCAAGATCATCCCGTCCCGGGGTGCCTGGCTGGAGATGGAGATCGACAAGCGCGACATGGTCGGTGTGCGCATCGACCGCAAGCGCAAGCAGTCCGTGACCGTCCTCCTCAAGGCTCTCGGTTGGACCACCGAGCAGATCCTCGAGGAGTTCGGCGAGTACGAGTCCATGCGCGCCACCCTGGAGAAGGACCACACCCAGGGCCAGGACGACGCGCTGCTCGACATCTACCGCAAGCTGCGTCCGGGCGAGCCGCCCACGCGCGAGGCCGCGCAGACGCTTCTGGAGAACCTCTACTTCAACCCGAAGCGCTACGACCTCGCCAAGGTCGGCCGTTACAAGGTCAACAAGAAGCTGGGCGCGGACGCTCCGCTGGACGCCGGCATCCTGACCGTCGAGGACATCATCTCGACGATCAAGTACCTGGTGAAGCTGCACGCGGGCGAGACCGAGACGGTCGGCGACCGGGGTACGAGCATCGTCGTCGAGACCGACGACATCGACCACTTCGGCAACCGCCGTCTGCGCAGCGTCGGCGAGCTCATCCAGAACCAGGTCCGTACGGGTCTGGCTCGTATGGAGCGCGTCGTGCGTGAGCGCATGACGACCCAGGACGTCGAGGCGATCACGCCGCAGACCCTGATCAACATCCGGCCGGTCGTCGCCTCCATCAAGGAGTTCTTCGGCACCAGCCAGCTGTCGCAGTTCATGGACCAGAACAACCCGCTGTCGGGTCTCACCCACAAGCGCCGTCTGTCGGCTCTTGGCCCGGGTGGTCTCTCCCGTGAGCGGGCCGGCTTCGAGGTCCGTGACGTGCACCCGTCCCACTACGGCCGTATGTGCCCGATCGAGACGCCCGAAGGCCCGAACATCGGTCTGATCGGTTCGCTCGCCTCCTACGGCCGCGTCAACGCGTTCGGTTTCGTGGAGACGCCGTACCGCAGGGTCGACGGCGACGTCGTCACCGACGAGGTCGACTACCTCACGGCCGACGAAGAGGACCGGTTCGTCATCGCGCAGGCCAACGCCTTGCTCGACGACAACATGCGTTTCACCGAGAACCGCGTCCTGGTCCGCCGTCGTGGCGGCGAGGTCGACTACGTCCCCGGTGACGACGTGGACTACATGGACGTCTCGCCGCGCCAGATGGTGTCGGTCGCGACCGCCATGATCCCGTTCCTCGAGCACGACGACGCCAACCGTGCCCTCATGGGCGCGAACATGATGCGTCAGGCCGTTCCGCTCATCAAGAGCGAGGCCCCGCTCGTCGGCACCGGCATGGAGTACCGCTCCGCGGTCGACGCCGGCGACGTGGTCAAGGCCGAGAAGGACGGTGTGGTCCAGGAGGTCTCCGCGGACTACATCACCACCGCCAACGACGACGGCACGTACATCACGTACCGCCTGGCCAAGTTCGCCCGCTCCAACCAGGGCACCTCGGTCAACCAGAAGGTCATCGTCAACGAGGGCGACCGCATCATCACGGGCCAGGTGCTCGCCGATGGTCCGGCCACCGAGAACGGCGAGATGGCCCTGGGCAAGAACCTGCTCGTGGCGTTCATGCCGTGGGAGGGTCACAACTACGAGGACGCGATCATCCTGTCGCAGCGCCTCGTGCAGGACGACGTCCTCTCCTCGATCCACATCGAGGAGCACGAGGTCGACGCCCGTGACACCAAGCTCGGCCCCGAGGAGATCACCCGGGACATCCCGAACGTCTCCGAGGAGGTCCTCGCCGACCTCGACGAGCGCGGCATCATCCGTATCGGTGCCGAGGTCGTCGCCGGCGACATCCTCGTCGGCAAGGTCACGCCCAAGGGTGAGACCGAGCTGACGCCGGAGGAGCGCCTGCTCCGTGCGATCTTCGGTGAGAAGGCCCGTGAGGTCCGTGACACCTCGCTGAAGGTCCCGCACGGCGAGATCGGCAAGGTCATCGGCGTCCGCGTCTTCGACCGCGAGGAGGGCGACGAGCTTCCCCCCGGTGTGAACCAGCTGGTGCGCGTGTACGTGGCGCAGAAGCGCAAGATCACCGACGGTGACAAGCTCGCCGGCCGTCACGGCAACAAGGGTGTTATCTCCAAGATCCTTCCCATCGAGGACATGCCGTTCCTCGAGGACGGAACTCCGGTCGACATCATCCTCAACCCGCTGGGTGTGCCGTCCCGAATGAACCCGGGACAGGTTCTGGAGATCCACCTCGGCTGGCTCGCCAGCCGCGGCTGGGACGTCTCCGGGCTCGGTGAGGACTGGGCGAAGCGCCTGCAGGTCATCGGCGCCGACCGGGTCGACCCGGGCACGAACGTCGCCACCCCCGTCTTCGACGGTGCGCGTGAGGACGAGCTCGCGGGTCTGCTGAACCACACCATCCCGAACCGCGACGGCGAGCGCATGGTGCAGCCGACCGGTAAGGCGAGGATGTTCGACGGCCGCTCCGGCGAGCCGTTCCCGGACCCGATCTCCATCGGGTACATGTACATCCTCAAGCTCCACCACCTGGTCGACGACAAGCTGCACGCCCGGTCGACCGGTCCGTACTCGATGATCACCCAGCAGCCGCTGGGTGGTAAGGCCCAGTTCGGTGGCCAGCGCTTCGGTGAGATGGAGGTGTGGGCGCTGGAGGCTTATGGCGCCGCGTACGCCCTCCAGGAGCTGCTGACCATCAAGTCCGACGACGTCACCGGCCGCGTGAAGGTCTACGAGGCCATCGTCAAGGGCGAGAACATCCCCGAGCCCGGCATCCCCGAGTCCTTCAAGGTGCTCATCAAGGAGATGCAGTCCCTGTGCCTCAACGTGGAGGTGCTGTCCTCGGACGGCATGTCCATCGAGATGCGCGACACCGACGAGGATGTCTTCCGCGCTGCGGAGGAGCTTGGCATCGACCTGTCCCGGCGCGAGCCGAGCAGCGTCGAAGAGGTCTGA